One part of the Streptomyces ferrugineus genome encodes these proteins:
- a CDS encoding sulfite exporter TauE/SafE family protein translates to MSALVLALAGGAVIGLALGALGGGGSVLAVPALIYLLGFSPVGATTASLVIVTLTSVTALVAHARDGHVRWRTGLLFAAAGIGPAMLGGALAARIPAAVLTAVFAVVAGVAALRMLRTRPHADTVAPVRPGRAAAAGAGLGAVTGVLGVGGGFLAVPALVGVLGLRMREAVGTSLLVITVNSLAALATRAGTVEGLDWAVVGPFVGAAILGAWDGKRLSAKVSGRALQRIFAVVLLAVAAFMLVDATL, encoded by the coding sequence GTGAGCGCACTCGTACTCGCCCTGGCCGGCGGGGCGGTGATCGGCCTGGCGCTCGGCGCGCTCGGGGGCGGCGGCAGTGTGCTGGCCGTGCCCGCGCTGATCTATCTGCTCGGTTTCAGTCCGGTCGGTGCCACGACCGCGAGCCTGGTCATCGTCACGCTCACCTCGGTCACCGCCCTGGTCGCACATGCCCGCGACGGTCATGTGCGATGGCGCACGGGACTGCTGTTCGCGGCGGCCGGGATCGGCCCGGCGATGCTGGGCGGGGCGCTGGCCGCCCGCATTCCGGCGGCCGTGCTGACGGCGGTGTTCGCCGTGGTGGCGGGAGTGGCCGCCCTGCGCATGCTGCGCACCCGCCCGCACGCGGACACCGTCGCGCCGGTACGACCCGGCCGGGCGGCGGCCGCCGGGGCGGGGCTCGGCGCGGTCACCGGTGTCCTCGGCGTCGGCGGGGGCTTCCTCGCCGTACCGGCGCTGGTGGGGGTGCTCGGCCTGCGGATGCGCGAGGCGGTGGGTACCAGTCTGCTGGTCATCACCGTCAACTCGCTGGCCGCGCTGGCGACGCGCGCCGGCACGGTGGAGGGGCTGGACTGGGCGGTCGTCGGGCCTTTCGTCGGCGCCGCGATCCTCGGCGCGTGGGACGGCAAGCGGCTGTCCGCGAAGGTCTCCGGGCGCGCGCTGCAGCGGATCTTCGCCGTGGTGCTGCTGGCGGTGGCGGCCTTCATGCTCGTCGACGCGACGCTGTGA
- a CDS encoding rhodanese-like domain-containing protein has protein sequence MTSSPTPVTLGADQARTRLQELTVIDVRTPVEYASGHLPGAVNIPLDQVRRALPEIRHAAGRGDVLVVCASGARSENACKLLAAQGIATATLAGGTGAWAAQGHDLHRPAACDTRSGWSMERQVRFTAGAVVLLGLVLGLLVHPAFQLLSAGIAAGLVFSAVTDTCGMAVVLGKLPHNRPRAADLDAALAALRGR, from the coding sequence ATGACCAGCTCACCCACCCCCGTCACCCTCGGCGCGGACCAGGCTCGCACCCGGCTGCAGGAGCTCACCGTCATCGACGTGCGCACACCCGTCGAGTACGCCTCCGGCCACCTGCCCGGCGCCGTGAACATCCCCCTCGACCAGGTCAGGCGCGCCCTGCCGGAGATACGGCACGCCGCCGGGCGCGGTGACGTCCTCGTGGTGTGCGCCTCCGGCGCCCGCTCCGAGAACGCCTGCAAGCTGCTGGCCGCACAGGGGATCGCGACGGCCACCCTGGCCGGAGGCACGGGCGCCTGGGCCGCGCAGGGGCACGATCTGCACCGTCCGGCCGCCTGCGACACCAGGTCCGGGTGGAGCATGGAACGCCAGGTGCGGTTCACGGCCGGCGCCGTGGTGCTCCTCGGTCTCGTGCTCGGCCTGCTCGTGCATCCGGCCTTCCAGCTGCTGTCGGCCGGCATCGCGGCCGGCCTCGTCTTCTCCGCGGTCACCGACACCTGCGGCATGGCGGTCGTCCTCGGCAAGCTGCCCCACAATCGCCCGCGCGCGGCCGACCTCGACGCCGCGCTCGCGGCCCTGCGCGGCCGCTGA
- a CDS encoding MBL fold metallo-hydrolase: MFFAQYYLDCLSQASYMIADETTGKAVVVDPRRDVSEYLVDAETHGFTVEAVLNTHFHADFLAGHLELADRTGAWIGYGRRAEAEYPIRKLADGERISLGDVTLRILETPGHTPESISVLVYEHATDPVPYGVLTGDALFIGDVGRPDLLASIGVTADELGRMLYDSIQHKLMDLPDAVRVFPAHGAGSACGKNLSTQRQSTIGEQRVTNYACRPMSEEKFVDLVTAGQPSAPAYFVYDAILNRKEHGLFDAAAAPRPLSVEEFMERRAAGAVVVDARSPQDFAPGHLSGSVNVPADGRFAEQAGMVVGPEEEVVVIAPQDREEEIVTRLARIGFDKVGGYLREPQGAFPALADEMAQASRLTADELHRLLDGAQPPLVLDVRNTAEREEGFVDGSLHIPLAELARRVDEIPADRSLVVHCAGGHRSSIAASLLRHRGRTDVSDLLGGYGAWLALTAPANA; this comes from the coding sequence ATGTTCTTCGCCCAGTACTACCTCGACTGCCTGTCCCAGGCGTCGTACATGATCGCCGACGAGACGACCGGCAAGGCCGTGGTCGTCGATCCCCGCCGCGACGTCTCCGAGTACCTCGTCGACGCCGAAACCCACGGTTTCACCGTCGAGGCCGTCCTCAACACCCACTTCCACGCCGACTTCCTCGCCGGCCATCTGGAGCTGGCCGACCGCACCGGCGCCTGGATCGGATACGGGCGGCGCGCCGAGGCCGAGTACCCCATCCGGAAGCTGGCCGACGGCGAGCGGATCAGCCTCGGTGACGTCACTCTGCGGATCCTCGAGACGCCCGGCCACACCCCGGAGTCGATCAGCGTCCTGGTGTACGAGCACGCCACCGACCCCGTCCCCTACGGCGTCCTCACCGGCGACGCGCTGTTCATCGGCGACGTGGGCCGCCCCGACCTGCTCGCCTCGATCGGCGTCACCGCCGACGAACTCGGCCGGATGCTCTACGACAGCATCCAGCACAAGCTGATGGACCTGCCCGACGCCGTGCGGGTGTTCCCCGCGCACGGCGCCGGATCCGCGTGCGGCAAGAACCTCTCCACTCAGCGCCAGTCCACCATCGGCGAGCAGCGCGTCACCAACTACGCCTGCCGCCCGATGAGCGAGGAGAAGTTCGTCGACCTGGTGACCGCGGGACAGCCCTCCGCGCCCGCCTACTTCGTCTACGACGCCATCCTCAACCGCAAGGAACACGGCCTGTTCGACGCGGCCGCCGCGCCGCGGCCGCTGTCGGTCGAGGAGTTCATGGAGCGGCGCGCGGCCGGAGCGGTCGTGGTGGACGCGCGGTCCCCGCAGGACTTCGCCCCCGGGCACCTGAGCGGCTCGGTCAACGTGCCCGCCGACGGACGGTTCGCCGAGCAGGCCGGCATGGTCGTCGGCCCGGAGGAGGAGGTGGTGGTGATCGCGCCGCAGGACCGGGAGGAGGAGATCGTCACCCGGCTCGCCCGCATCGGCTTCGACAAGGTCGGCGGCTATCTGCGCGAGCCCCAGGGCGCCTTCCCGGCCCTGGCGGACGAGATGGCGCAGGCCAGCCGGCTGACCGCGGACGAACTGCACCGGCTGCTGGACGGTGCGCAGCCGCCGCTGGTGCTGGACGTGCGCAACACCGCCGAGCGTGAAGAGGGCTTCGTCGACGGTTCGCTGCACATCCCGCTGGCCGAACTCGCCCGCCGCGTCGACGAGATCCCGGCCGACCGGTCCCTGGTCGTCCACTGCGCGGGCGGGCACCGCTCCTCCATCGCCGCCAGCCTGCTGCGCCACCGGGGCCGTACCGACGTCTCCGACCTCCTCGGCGGCTACGGCGCCTGGCTCGCCCTGACCGCCCCGGCCAACGCCTGA
- a CDS encoding rhodanese-like domain-containing protein, with amino-acid sequence MAREAAQETFAAAWSDGGVVVDVREPDEYAAGHVPGARPMPLRTVAVRCGELPVDRPVYVICASGNRSRTAADLMTSRGIDAYSVTGGTGTWARSGRPITAGSHESAA; translated from the coding sequence ATGGCTCGGGAAGCAGCACAGGAGACGTTCGCCGCGGCCTGGTCCGACGGCGGCGTGGTGGTCGATGTCCGCGAACCGGACGAGTACGCGGCCGGGCATGTGCCGGGCGCCCGTCCGATGCCGCTGCGCACGGTGGCCGTCCGGTGCGGCGAGCTTCCCGTCGACCGGCCGGTGTACGTCATCTGCGCCAGCGGCAACCGCAGCAGGACCGCCGCCGATCTGATGACCTCCCGCGGCATCGACGCCTACTCCGTCACCGGCGGCACCGGCACCTGGGCCCGCAGCGGCCGCCCGATCACGGCCGGCTCCCACGAGTCCGCGGCCTGA
- a CDS encoding thioredoxin family protein codes for MPTVELTKDNFEEIVTGSEIVLIDFWAAWCGPCRRFGPVFEKAAERHPDIVFGKVDTEAQPELAGAFRISSIPTLMAVRDRAVLYAEPGALPPQALEELIGTIRAVDMADVRRQAAAKSASGS; via the coding sequence ATGCCGACCGTGGAACTGACCAAGGACAACTTCGAGGAGATCGTCACCGGCTCGGAGATCGTGCTGATCGACTTCTGGGCCGCCTGGTGCGGACCGTGCCGGAGGTTCGGCCCCGTCTTCGAGAAGGCGGCCGAGCGCCACCCGGACATCGTCTTCGGCAAGGTCGACACCGAGGCCCAGCCCGAACTCGCCGGGGCGTTCCGGATCTCCTCCATCCCCACCCTGATGGCCGTCCGCGACCGCGCCGTCCTGTACGCCGAGCCGGGCGCGCTGCCGCCCCAGGCGCTGGAGGAACTCATCGGCACGATCCGCGCCGTCGACATGGCCGACGTGCGCCGGCAGGCCGCCGCGAAGTCGGCGTCCGGCAGTTGA
- a CDS encoding rhodanese-like domain-containing protein: MSIFRRSRKAPGRVSVREAAARTGDGGDAVLLDVREPYEWQAGHAPRAVHVPLSVLAAGGALPAQAQARPLVVICRSGNRSRQAAELLAARGAEAVDVIGGMKDWAGAGLPVVDARGGNGTVA, from the coding sequence ATGAGCATCTTCCGACGGAGCCGGAAGGCGCCGGGCCGCGTGAGCGTCCGGGAGGCGGCGGCGCGCACCGGCGACGGGGGCGACGCCGTGCTGCTGGACGTGCGCGAGCCGTACGAATGGCAGGCCGGGCACGCTCCGAGAGCCGTGCACGTGCCGCTGTCCGTGCTGGCCGCCGGGGGCGCACTGCCCGCTCAGGCGCAGGCGCGGCCCCTGGTCGTGATCTGTCGCTCCGGCAACCGCTCCCGGCAGGCCGCCGAACTGCTGGCGGCCCGCGGCGCGGAGGCCGTGGACGTCATCGGCGGCATGAAGGACTGGGCCGGCGCGGGTCTGCCGGTGGTGGACGCGCGCGGGGGGAACGGCACCGTCGCGTGA
- a CDS encoding MBL fold metallo-hydrolase, with protein MFFVDTIEVSGLGNRSYLAGGKRTAVAVDPPRDVDRMIAAAARRGVRISHVVETHVHNDYVTGGWELARLTGAAYLVPAGARVSFARVPVHDGDRTEIDAAAGLVLRALSTPGHTPHHTSYALERNGAAVAVFTGGSLLIGTVGRPDLVEPRLTERLAREQHASAHRLAAELPDDTAVLPTHGFGSFCSSSQAEGSDTTIGEEKVSNEALTRDVDTFVAELLAGLDDIPAYYAHMGPVNAAGPAPVDLTPPAVADAEEIAGRLAAGEWVVDLRNRVAFAEGHVAGSFNFEAEGQLATYLAWLIPWGKPVTLLAESAGQLAAAQRELARVGIDRPAAAATGEPADWVRDGDKPVSFPRASFADLADRRPAEQVAVLDVRRDSERAGGHIAGSVHIPIHTLHRRLHEVPDGEVWVHCAGGMRAAIAASLLDAAGREVVAVDDSFDAAEKAGLTIRTPDGASRRRPSVRHGKYDMGNRSEKPT; from the coding sequence GTGTTCTTCGTCGACACGATCGAGGTGTCGGGGCTCGGCAACCGGAGCTATCTGGCGGGCGGCAAGCGCACGGCCGTGGCGGTCGATCCGCCGCGCGACGTCGATCGGATGATCGCGGCGGCCGCTCGACGCGGAGTGCGGATCTCGCACGTCGTCGAGACGCATGTGCACAACGACTACGTCACCGGCGGATGGGAGCTGGCCCGGCTCACGGGCGCGGCGTACCTGGTGCCCGCCGGAGCCCGCGTCTCCTTCGCACGCGTCCCGGTGCACGACGGCGACCGCACCGAGATCGACGCCGCCGCCGGCCTCGTGCTGCGCGCGCTGTCGACCCCCGGTCACACCCCGCACCACACCTCCTACGCGCTGGAGCGGAACGGCGCGGCGGTCGCGGTGTTCACCGGCGGCTCGCTGCTGATCGGCACCGTAGGACGGCCCGACCTGGTCGAGCCGCGGCTGACCGAGCGGCTGGCCCGGGAGCAGCACGCCTCCGCGCACCGGCTGGCCGCGGAACTGCCCGACGACACGGCCGTCCTGCCGACGCACGGATTCGGCAGTTTCTGCTCCTCCTCCCAGGCCGAGGGCAGCGACACGACCATCGGCGAGGAGAAGGTCTCCAACGAGGCCCTCACCAGGGACGTGGACACGTTCGTCGCCGAACTGCTGGCCGGCCTGGACGACATCCCCGCCTACTACGCGCACATGGGCCCGGTCAACGCCGCCGGACCCGCCCCGGTCGACCTGACCCCGCCCGCGGTGGCCGACGCCGAGGAGATCGCCGGCCGGCTGGCGGCGGGGGAGTGGGTGGTGGACCTGCGCAACCGCGTCGCGTTCGCGGAAGGGCATGTGGCGGGCTCGTTCAACTTCGAGGCGGAGGGGCAGCTCGCCACCTATCTGGCCTGGCTGATCCCGTGGGGCAAGCCGGTCACCCTGCTCGCCGAGTCGGCCGGGCAACTGGCCGCCGCCCAGCGCGAGCTGGCCCGGGTGGGCATCGACCGGCCGGCTGCAGCCGCCACCGGCGAGCCCGCCGACTGGGTGCGCGACGGCGACAAGCCGGTCTCCTTCCCACGGGCGTCCTTCGCCGATCTCGCGGACCGGCGTCCGGCCGAGCAAGTCGCCGTCCTCGACGTGCGGCGCGACTCGGAGCGGGCGGGCGGACACATCGCCGGCTCGGTCCACATTCCGATCCACACCCTGCACCGCCGACTGCACGAGGTGCCCGACGGCGAGGTGTGGGTGCACTGCGCGGGCGGCATGCGCGCGGCCATCGCCGCTTCCCTGCTGGACGCCGCCGGCCGCGAGGTGGTCGCCGTGGACGACTCCTTCGACGCGGCCGAGAAGGCCGGACTCACCATCCGCACCCCGGACGGCGCCAGCCGCCGCCGACCTTCCGTACGGCATGGGAAATACGACATGGGAAACAGGAGCGAGAAACCGACATGA
- a CDS encoding NAD(P)/FAD-dependent oxidoreductase produces the protein MAATPSPSDAPLSGRHRVAVIGGGSAGISVAARLRRAGVSDITLVEPSDTHWYQPLWTLVGGGQAPLHTSRRPEGAVIPDGVRWVRRRALAVDPDARTVTLSGGAELTYEHLVMAPGLQLDWDGVPGLAEAVGHGGVSSNYAPEYAPRTWDLIRRTRSGTAVFTHPATPLKCGGAPQKIAYLAADHWRKQKVLDRMRIILVLPDPVMFKVPAWSQVLEKVAARYGIEVRLRSEVTAVDGEAREVTITDHATGAKETIGYDLLHAVPPQSAPDWVKSGPLADPASPQGFVAADKHTLRHPHHGDVFAIGDVANLPTSKTGAAVRKQAPVVAANLLDVMSGRAPSRRYDGYTSCPLVTARDRMLLAEFDYDLKPAPSFPLIDTFKERRDMWVFKRYILPPVYWRGMLTGRL, from the coding sequence TTGGCCGCCACCCCCTCCCCCTCCGACGCACCGCTCTCCGGTCGTCACCGCGTCGCCGTCATCGGCGGCGGCAGCGCCGGCATCAGCGTGGCCGCCCGACTGCGCCGGGCCGGCGTCAGCGACATCACCCTCGTCGAACCGTCCGACACCCACTGGTACCAGCCGTTGTGGACCCTGGTCGGCGGCGGCCAGGCACCGCTGCACACCTCCCGCCGCCCCGAGGGCGCCGTCATACCCGACGGTGTGCGCTGGGTCCGCCGGCGCGCGCTGGCCGTCGACCCCGACGCCCGCACGGTGACGCTGTCCGGCGGCGCCGAGCTGACCTACGAACACCTGGTGATGGCCCCCGGTCTGCAACTCGACTGGGACGGCGTGCCGGGCCTGGCCGAGGCGGTCGGCCATGGCGGGGTGAGCAGCAACTACGCGCCCGAGTACGCCCCGCGGACCTGGGACCTCATCCGGCGCACCCGCTCGGGCACGGCCGTCTTCACCCATCCGGCCACGCCGCTGAAGTGCGGCGGAGCCCCGCAGAAGATCGCATATCTGGCCGCCGACCACTGGCGCAAGCAGAAGGTCCTCGACCGGATGCGGATCATCCTCGTCCTGCCCGATCCGGTGATGTTCAAGGTGCCAGCGTGGTCGCAGGTGCTGGAGAAGGTCGCCGCCCGCTACGGCATCGAGGTGCGGCTGCGCTCGGAGGTGACGGCCGTCGACGGCGAGGCCCGCGAGGTCACGATCACGGACCACGCCACCGGCGCCAAGGAGACCATCGGCTACGACCTCCTGCACGCCGTCCCGCCGCAGAGCGCGCCGGACTGGGTCAAGAGCGGTCCGCTCGCCGACCCGGCCAGCCCGCAGGGGTTCGTCGCCGCGGACAAGCACACCCTGCGACACCCGCACCACGGCGACGTCTTCGCGATCGGCGACGTGGCGAACCTGCCCACGTCGAAGACCGGTGCGGCCGTACGCAAGCAGGCGCCGGTCGTGGCCGCCAACCTGCTCGACGTCATGAGCGGCCGTGCCCCGTCGCGCCGGTACGACGGCTACACCTCCTGCCCGCTGGTGACGGCCCGGGACCGGATGCTGCTGGCCGAGTTCGACTACGACCTGAAGCCCGCGCCCAGCTTCCCGCTGATCGACACCTTCAAGGAGCGCCGGGACATGTGGGTGTTCAAGCGCTACATCCTGCCGCCGGTGTACTGGCGCGGCATGCTCACCGGCCGTCTCTGA
- a CDS encoding OsmC family protein: protein MTGTEPQTRNTNQPRDGEVHRLEVTHVDHDAYAVDIRGHRLRVDQPTEAGGTDTAPTPTELFAASLATCIAFYAGRYLRRHGLPRTGLRVRTEFTMATDRPARVAALRVVIVPPPELPAQRRDALLAVASHCTVHNTLHQPPAVDIELEP from the coding sequence ATGACCGGCACCGAACCACAGACGCGGAACACCAACCAGCCGCGGGACGGGGAGGTGCACCGCCTCGAGGTCACCCACGTCGACCACGACGCCTACGCCGTGGACATCCGCGGCCATCGCCTCCGGGTCGACCAGCCCACCGAGGCCGGCGGCACGGACACCGCGCCCACCCCCACCGAGCTGTTCGCCGCGTCGCTGGCCACCTGCATCGCCTTCTACGCGGGCCGCTACCTGCGCCGCCACGGGCTGCCCCGCACCGGACTGCGGGTTCGTACGGAGTTCACCATGGCCACCGACCGCCCGGCCCGGGTCGCCGCGCTGCGGGTCGTGATCGTCCCGCCGCCGGAGTTGCCCGCGCAGCGCCGGGACGCCCTGCTCGCCGTGGCCTCGCACTGCACCGTCCACAACACCCTGCACCAGCCGCCCGCGGTCGACATCGAACTGGAGCCATGA
- a CDS encoding metal-sensitive transcriptional regulator, with protein MELELEGADLKAVLNRLRRAQGQISGVIRMIEEGRDCEDVVTQLAAASRALDRAGFAIIATGLQQCVADIESGRKNGTDGEDPAAMRARLEKLFLSLA; from the coding sequence GTGGAACTGGAGCTCGAGGGTGCGGACCTGAAGGCCGTGCTGAACCGGCTGCGCCGTGCGCAGGGTCAGATCTCCGGTGTGATCCGGATGATCGAGGAGGGACGCGACTGCGAGGACGTCGTCACACAGCTCGCCGCCGCCTCACGCGCACTGGACCGTGCCGGTTTCGCGATCATCGCCACCGGCCTGCAGCAGTGCGTGGCGGACATCGAGTCCGGCCGCAAGAACGGTACGGACGGCGAGGACCCGGCCGCGATGCGCGCCCGGCTGGAGAAGCTGTTCCTGTCGCTGGCGTGA
- a CDS encoding rhodanese-like domain-containing protein, protein MTTRTDPPRLDPAALRELHDSGDGPRLLDVRTPGEFRTAHIPGSYNVPLDTLREHRAELLHHLDDEVVLVCRSGARAAQAEQALAAAGLPNLRVLDGGVMAWEAAGGVLTRGPERWDLERQVRLIAGSIVLVTGLAGLLVPGLQLIGTAVGAGLTVAALTNTCAMGMLLSKLPYNRGPRTDLDTIVTALRGTP, encoded by the coding sequence ATGACCACACGGACCGATCCGCCACGTCTCGATCCCGCCGCCCTGCGCGAACTCCACGACAGCGGCGACGGCCCCCGGCTGCTGGACGTGCGCACGCCCGGCGAGTTCCGCACGGCCCACATACCCGGCTCCTACAACGTTCCGCTCGACACCCTGCGCGAGCACCGCGCCGAACTGCTGCACCACCTCGACGACGAGGTCGTCCTCGTCTGCCGCTCCGGCGCCCGCGCCGCCCAGGCCGAACAGGCCCTCGCCGCGGCCGGACTGCCCAACCTGCGTGTCCTCGACGGCGGCGTCATGGCCTGGGAAGCGGCCGGGGGCGTCCTCACCCGGGGCCCGGAGCGCTGGGACCTGGAACGCCAGGTGCGGCTGATCGCCGGGAGCATCGTGCTGGTGACCGGCCTCGCGGGCCTGCTCGTGCCCGGTCTGCAGCTGATCGGCACGGCCGTCGGCGCCGGGCTGACCGTCGCCGCGCTCACCAACACCTGCGCCATGGGCATGCTGCTGTCGAAGCTGCCCTACAACCGCGGTCCGCGCACCGACCTCGACACGATCGTCACCGCCCTGCGGGGCACACCGTGA
- a CDS encoding sulfite exporter TauE/SafE family protein has translation MIAVVIAASLLIGVALGVLGGGGSILTVPVLVYLAGMETKEAIATSLFVVGVTSAAGVVSHARAGRVRWRTGLLFGLAGMAGAYAGGRLAEFVPGTVLLIAFALMMIATAVAMIRGRRSAPKKVHHELPVPHVLLDGVVVGLVTGLVGAGGGFLVVPALALLGGLPMTVAVGTSLLVIAMKSFAGLAGYLASVHIDWGFATLVTVTAVVGGLLGGRLAGRIPQDALRKSFGWFVAVMGVFVLARQLAPGLRHTLLTSPWTWACLAATAGVLISWSMLRRFAGTPGRVDEPRTPAHDA, from the coding sequence GTGATCGCCGTCGTCATCGCCGCGTCCCTGCTCATCGGGGTCGCCCTCGGTGTCCTGGGCGGCGGCGGATCCATCCTGACCGTGCCCGTCCTGGTCTACCTGGCCGGGATGGAGACCAAGGAGGCCATCGCCACCTCCCTGTTCGTCGTGGGTGTCACCAGCGCCGCCGGGGTCGTCTCGCACGCCCGCGCCGGACGCGTCCGCTGGCGCACCGGCCTGCTGTTCGGGCTGGCCGGCATGGCCGGCGCCTACGCGGGCGGGCGGCTGGCCGAGTTCGTACCCGGCACCGTCCTGCTGATCGCGTTCGCCCTGATGATGATCGCCACCGCCGTCGCCATGATCCGCGGCCGGCGCAGCGCACCGAAGAAGGTCCACCACGAACTCCCCGTCCCGCATGTCCTGTTGGACGGCGTCGTCGTGGGACTGGTCACCGGCCTGGTCGGCGCCGGCGGCGGCTTCCTCGTCGTTCCCGCCCTCGCCCTGCTCGGCGGACTGCCGATGACCGTGGCCGTCGGCACCTCGCTGCTGGTGATCGCCATGAAGTCGTTCGCCGGACTGGCCGGATACCTGGCGAGTGTGCACATCGACTGGGGCTTCGCCACCCTCGTCACGGTGACCGCCGTCGTCGGCGGTCTGCTCGGCGGCCGACTGGCCGGGCGCATCCCGCAGGACGCGCTGCGCAAGTCCTTCGGCTGGTTCGTCGCTGTCATGGGCGTCTTCGTCCTGGCGCGGCAGCTCGCGCCCGGTCTGCGCCACACCCTGCTCACCAGCCCGTGGACCTGGGCCTGCCTGGCCGCGACGGCCGGCGTCCTGATCAGCTGGTCCATGCTGCGCCGCTTCGCGGGTACGCCGGGCCGGGTGGACGAGCCCCGGACCCCGGCGCACGACGCGTAG